The Oreochromis niloticus isolate F11D_XX linkage group LG2, O_niloticus_UMD_NMBU, whole genome shotgun sequence genome includes a region encoding these proteins:
- the LOC100691452 gene encoding ubiquitin-conjugating enzyme E2 A, with protein sequence MSTPARRRLMRDFKRLQEDPPAGVSGAPSENNIMVWNAVIFGPEGTPFEDGTFKLTIEFTEEYPNKPPTVRFVSKMFHPNVYADGSICLDILQNRWSPTYDVSSILTSIQSLLDEPNPNSPANSQAAQLYQENKREYEKRVSAIVEQSWRDC encoded by the exons GCTGCAAGAGGACCCTCCAGCTGGAGTTAGTGGAGCCCCATCAGAAAACAATATCATGGTATGGAATGCTGTCATTTTCGG ACCCGAGGGAACACCTTTTGAAGATG GAACCTTCAAACTTACCATTGAATTCACAGAGGAATATCCAAATAAACCTCCAACAGTGCGATTTGTCTCCAAAATGTTTCATCCAAATG TGTATGCAGATGGCAGCATATGCTTAGATATTCTTCAGAATCGTTGGAGTCCAACCTATGATGTGTCTTCAATCTTAACTTCAATACAG TCTTTACTGGATGAgccaaacccaaacagtcctgccAACAGCCAAGCAGCCCAGCTCTACCAGGAAAACAAACGGGAGTACGAGAAAAGGGTTTCTGCTATTGTTGAACAGAGTTGGCGTGACTGTTGA
- the nkrf gene encoding NF-kappa-B-repressing factor, whose translation MVLVMAEGTDTGEMPSFEPSPSSEAKKRHISSDGREEPMRKMPLTKFGSRPRFEPVHFVSGGSSGGTYTDEKENDKERRRSELYSLRDSEHFSYNSSSRAQGFSSMRPAFDRVPSYTSDSWGSHRDRERDRDISSGSGLGYGGRGSSSNFLAKTQQEYTAKYEAQNFRSSDSYSQPPRYNGYGGGGRSGGWDSGRQGLGYSHQDRPSSSRLFSRVYNSPGRSSPNVSQSGSSLQPLPISHPTLDEKQRLIANVASALAVAFRDPMYMTGSDSPNYNFMLSRSIQACKTNPEYIYVSLKDIPQADLPKNKKVPTDGYACELRCQGVYLATGYSGSKNGARDRASEQAVKLFLKAVEVRVVQRKFRHTVVNDMVVCQLHSPTPAFLPALRNPEDKPTPSSKGQYEPDKRKHWTEFVVLDNAHDAICILNNSAAFNRMEIDYKFDLLPNSSTWLCSVFLQGELVAQAMGTKKSSKHAAAQEAVRKLRLNQAQRQQQQQMQQQLQQQQQPQSQYSRGNFQSDYGGRFGQQGGKKKLSELVILENSDNAICIINDTAQFNKVTADYKFTVLPDHRWKCEVYLEGQYVAAGIGPKKTVKHIAAKEALATLRQTQAVVKSNLRKEGHSDAISRSQIMGRSGEEATRQEIKEDNIGNQLLRKMGWKGGGLGRDGDGIAEPIRVKEQFSREGLGMDTDKTANQLSKRDIEDIIRNYASSDRQDDLRFSTDLTNDERKQIHQISQKYGLRSKSYGQGRQRFLVVSRKVHKDQLIGQLLQEGQVGRYELVKPQASH comes from the coding sequence GAGAGGAGCCCATGAGAAAAATGCCTTTGACAAAATTTGGTTCCAGACCTCGATTTGAGCCTGTGCACTTTGTAAGCGGTGGGAGCAGTGGAGGAACCTACACTGATGAGAAGGAAAACGATAAGGAGCGCAGGAGGAGCGAGCTATACAGTCTGAGGGACTCTGAACACTTTTCGTAcaatagcagcagcagagcacagGGATTTTCCTCAATGAGGCCCGCTTTTGACAGAGTGCCATCATACACATCTGACTCCTGGGGTTCCCACAGggacagagaaagagacagagacatTTCTTCAGGTAGTGGGTTGGGTTATGGAGGTCGTGGGTCGTCGTCAAACTTCTTGgcaaaaacacagcaggagTACACAGCAAAATATGAAGCCCAAAACTTTCGGAGTTCAGACTCTTACTCTCAGCCGCCCAGGTACAATGGGTACGGGGGAGGGGGGCGATCAGGAGGCTGGGATTCAGGACGTCAGGGTTTGGGCTACAGCCATCAAGACAGGCCGTCATCGAGCAGGCTGTTCAGCAGAGTCTACAACAGCCCGGGGAGGAGCAGTCCTAATGTTTCTCAGTCGGGCTCTTCGTTGCAGCCTCTTCCAATATCTCACCCAACATTAGATGAGAAGCAAAGGCTGATTGCCAATGTAGCATCTGCATTGGCTGTTGCTTTTAGGGACCCTATGTACATGACGGGAAGTGACTCACCAAACTATAATTTCATGTTGAGCCGTAGCATCCAGGCCTGCAAAACCAACCCCGAGTATATTTATGTGAGCCTGAAGGATATTCCTCAGGCTGATCTACCAAAGAACAAGAAAGTACCGACAGATGGCTACGCCTGTGAACTGAGATGCCAGGGTGTGTATCTGGCTACCGGATACTCTGGAAGTAAAAACGGGGCGAGAGACAGAGCCTCTGAGCAGGCTGTAAAACTTTTCCTGAAAGCTGTCGAGGTTCGTGTCGTGCAGCGTAAATTCAGACACACTGTAGTTAATGACATGGTCGTGTGTCAGCTACACAGCCCGACACCAGCATTTTTGCCTGCACTCCGCAACCCGGAAGATAAGCCGACACCTAGCTCCAAGGGCCAGTACGAGCCTGACAAGCGTAAGCACTGGACAGAGTTTGTGGTGTTGGACAATGCTCACGACGCTATCTGCATACTGAACAACTCTGCAGCTTTTAATCGCATGGAGATAGACTATAAATTCGATCTGCTACCCAACAGCAGTACATGGCTGTGCAGCGTTTTCCTGCAGGGCGAGCTGGTGGCACAGGCGATGGGCACCAAAAAGAGCTCTAAGCACGCAGCAGCACAGGAGGCGGTGAGGAAACTTCGCCTGAACCAAGCGCaacggcagcagcagcagcagatgcagcagcagctgcagcagcaacaacaaccgcAGTCTCAGTACTCCAGAGGAAATTTTCAGTCAGATTATGGTGGACGATTCGGGCAGCAAGGTGGCAAAAAGAAGCTGAGCGAGCTGGTTATCCTAGAAAACTCTGACAATGCAATCTGCATTATTAATGATACCGCTCAGTTTAATAAAGTGACTGCTGATTACAAGTTTACAGTTCTGCCCGATCATCGCTGGAAGTGTGAAGTTTACTTAGAAGGACAGTATGTCGCAGCAGGAATAGGGCCAAAGAAAACAGTGAAGCACATTGCAGCGAAAGAGGCTTTAGCCACACTGAGACAGACACAGGCTGTGGTTAAATCCAACTTAAGAAAGGAAGGTCACAGCGACGCCATATCACGTTCTCAGATCATGGGTCGCTCAGGAGAAGAGGCCACGAGGCAGGAGATAAAGGAAGACAACATTGGAAACCAGCTGCTCCGGAAGATGGGCTGGAAAGGAGGCGGTCTGGGCCGAGACGGGGACGGAATTGCGGAGCCAATCAGAGTGAAGGAGCAGTTCTCAAGGGAGGGTTTGGGTATGGACACGGATAAAACCGCAAATCAGCTCAGCAAGCGCGACATCGAGGACATCATTCGGAACTACGCCAGTTCAGACCGCCAGGACGACCTCCGCTTCTCCACTGACCTCACCAATGACGAACGTAAACAGATCCACCAGATATCCCAGAAATACGGGCTGCGAAGCAAGTCGTACGGACAGGGACGGCAACGCTTCCTCGTCGTCAGCCGCAAAGTACACAAAGACCAGCTCATTGGTCAACTTCTACAGGAAGGACAGGTGGGCCGATATGAGCTTGTGAAACCTCAGGCCTCACACTAA